From Mytilus edulis chromosome 9, xbMytEdul2.2, whole genome shotgun sequence, the proteins below share one genomic window:
- the LOC139490105 gene encoding uncharacterized protein, with protein MEEMQKNITFVNFVRAGEKKDNQAEGLGILGTASDWQMTADIHQRMSFPAEIAATSLRPDIVIWSQGTRQAVLLELTVPWEDRIEEAYERKMAKYQQLVEDCKQRGWRTWCMAIEVGCRGFAGQSMWRALRTLGVVGAERKKLITEVCRVAEVASQWIWRKRDEVWKSAK; from the coding sequence ATGGAAGAGATGCAGAAGAACATCACATTTGTAAATTTTGTGAGGGCTGGAGAAAAGAAAGACAACCAGGCAGAAGGTTTAGGGATACTTGGAACAGCATCAGACTGGCAGATGACAGCAGACATACATCAACGCATGAGTTTCCCAGCAGAAATAGCAGCAACATCGCTAAGACCAGATATAGTCATTTGGTCACAGGGAACTAGGCAGGCGGTATTGCTGGAACTAACAGTCCCATGGGAAGACAGAATAGAGGAAGCTTATGAAAGAAAGATGGCAAAATACCAGCAGCTAGTAGAGGATTGCAAACAGCGGGGATGGAGGACGTGGTGTATGGCAATAGAAGTCGGATGCAGGGGCTTTGCAGGACAGTCAATGTGGCGGGCACTTAGAACCTTGGGAGTGGTAGGAGCAGAGAGGAAGAAACTGATTACAGAAGTGTGTAGAGTAGCAGAAGTGGCATCACAGTGGATTTGGAGGAAAAGAGACGAAGTGTGGAAAAGTGCAAAGTGA